A single genomic interval of Oncorhynchus mykiss isolate Arlee chromosome 13, USDA_OmykA_1.1, whole genome shotgun sequence harbors:
- the LOC110485715 gene encoding RNA binding protein fox-1 homolog 2 isoform X1, producing the protein MLMSTDVTSIMLPVSRAIMDRDRELQDTMAGVHPNSTGASGAALRGMKRGDPASDAQTSAALVESVGAECKRPRIDASGVVAEVGQNNDPLTLGYHGYPTHSQGSQDAAGGQEGLVPPSFSAFPPPPPPPPQNGLALEYGASLYAAGAIQGSVEAGQAGLNTPTSVPNSLTTHQSDVSSQIDTQLVSTGGVGGGSVGDDSEKGTPKRLHVSNIPFRFRDPDLRQMFGQFGKILDVEIIFNERGSKGFGFVTFETSADAEKARAALHGTLVEGRKVEVNNATARVMTNKKMVTPYSNGGEGLATLPYGLLNANSPTAGWKLSPMVGAMYSPELYTDFSGLSLSVPGFPYPAAAATAAATFRGAHLRGRGRPVYGAVRAALPQQAIPTYPGVMYQEGFYGAADLYGGYAAYRYAQPTAVAGPAGAAAAAAAAYSDGYGRVYTTDPYHAALNPAAAAAYGVGAMATLYRGGYSRFAPY; encoded by the exons ATGTTAATGTCGACCGACGTAACATCAATCATGCTGCCTGTATCTCGGGCTATCATGGACCGGGATCGAGAGCTCCAGGACACAATGGCCGGGGTGCATCCCAACTCGACCGGGGCTTCTGGCGCAGCTCTCCGGGGAATGAAGCGAGGAGACCCAGCATCTGACGCGCAGACGTCGGCAGCTCTTGTGGAATCGGTCGGGGCAGAGTGCAAGCGTCCCCGGATTGACGCATCTGGAGTAGTCGCAGAGGTCGGCCAG AACAATGACCCCCTGACCCTTGGTTACCATGGATACCCAACCCACAGTCAG ggCTCTCAGGATGCAGCAGGTGGTCAAGAGGGTCTCGTCCCCCCATCCTTCTCCgccttcccccctcctccccctccacccccccagaACGGCTTGGCCCTGGAGTACGGGGCCAGTCTGTACGCCGCAGGGGCCATCCAGGGGTCGGTGGAGGCCGGACAGGCAGGCCTTAACACCCCGACAAGTGTCCCAAACAGCTTAACCACCCAC CAGTCAGATGTGTCGTCACAGATTGATACCCAGTTGGTGAGTACAGGAGGTGTTGGCGGAGGGTCCGTAGGGGACGACTCAGAGAAGGGGACCCCCAAACGCCTCCACGTCTCCAACATTCCCTTCCGCTTCAGAGACCCTGACCTCCGGCAGATGTTTGGG cAATTTGGAAAGATCCTCGACGTAGAGATCATATTCAACGAGAGAGGATCGAAG GGGTTTGGCTTTGTGACGTTTGAGACGAGCGCTGATGCTGAGAAGGCCAGAGCTGCTCTCCACGGAACTCTGGTGGAAGGACGCAAGGTTGAG GTCAACAACGCCACAGCCAGGGTGATGACCAATAAGAAAATGGTCACCCCATATTCTAATGGAGGAGAGGGGCTCGCCACTCTACCTTATG GGCTATTAAATGCCAACTCCCCTACAGCCGGGTGGAAGTTGAGTCCAATGGTTGGAGCCATGTACAGTCCAGAGCTCTATACAG ATTTCTCTGGcctgtctctctcagtccctgGTTTCCCGTACCCTGCGGCGGCTGCCACAGCGGCGGCGACCTTCAGGGGCGCCCACCTCCGGGGTCGTGGCCGGCCGGTCTACGGTGCTGTCAGGGCAGCCCTACCCCAGCAAGCTATACCTACATACCCAGG tgTGATGTATCAGGAAGGGTTTTACGGTGCAGCAGACCTCTAT GGTGGCTATGCTGCGTATCGCTACGCTCAGCCGACTGCGGTAGCTGGTCCTGCTGGAGCAGCGGCTGCCGCAGCTGCTGCCTACAGTGATGG CTACGGACGGGTGTACACGACAGacccttaccacgctgcactaAACCCTGCCGCAGCTGCAGCCTACGGTGTAGGAGCTATG GCCACACTGTACAGGGGAGGCTACAGTAGATTTGCGCCCTACTAA
- the LOC110485715 gene encoding RNA binding protein fox-1 homolog 2 isoform X3 has product MLMSTDVTSIMLPVSRAIMDRDRELQDTMAGVHPNSTGASGAALRGMKRGDPASDAQTSAALVESVGAECKRPRIDASGVVAEVGQNNDPLTLGYHGYPTHSQGSQDAAGGQEGLVPPSFSAFPPPPPPPPQNGLALEYGASLYAAGAIQGSVEAGQAGLNTPTSVPNSLTTHQSDVSSQIDTQLVSTGGVGGGSVGDDSEKGTPKRLHVSNIPFRFRDPDLRQMFGQFGKILDVEIIFNERGSKGFGFVTFETSADAEKARAALHGTLVEGRKVEVNNATARVMTNKKMVTPYSNGGEGLATLPYGLLNANSPTAGWKLSPMVGAMYSPELYTDFSGLSLSVPGFPYPAAAATAAATFRGAHLRGRGRPVYGAVRAALPQQAIPTYPGIVFQDISGRLPQGGYAAYRYAQPTAVAGPAGAAAAAAAAYSDGYGRVYTTDPYHAALNPAAAAAYGVGAMATLYRGGYSRFAPY; this is encoded by the exons ATGTTAATGTCGACCGACGTAACATCAATCATGCTGCCTGTATCTCGGGCTATCATGGACCGGGATCGAGAGCTCCAGGACACAATGGCCGGGGTGCATCCCAACTCGACCGGGGCTTCTGGCGCAGCTCTCCGGGGAATGAAGCGAGGAGACCCAGCATCTGACGCGCAGACGTCGGCAGCTCTTGTGGAATCGGTCGGGGCAGAGTGCAAGCGTCCCCGGATTGACGCATCTGGAGTAGTCGCAGAGGTCGGCCAG AACAATGACCCCCTGACCCTTGGTTACCATGGATACCCAACCCACAGTCAG ggCTCTCAGGATGCAGCAGGTGGTCAAGAGGGTCTCGTCCCCCCATCCTTCTCCgccttcccccctcctccccctccacccccccagaACGGCTTGGCCCTGGAGTACGGGGCCAGTCTGTACGCCGCAGGGGCCATCCAGGGGTCGGTGGAGGCCGGACAGGCAGGCCTTAACACCCCGACAAGTGTCCCAAACAGCTTAACCACCCAC CAGTCAGATGTGTCGTCACAGATTGATACCCAGTTGGTGAGTACAGGAGGTGTTGGCGGAGGGTCCGTAGGGGACGACTCAGAGAAGGGGACCCCCAAACGCCTCCACGTCTCCAACATTCCCTTCCGCTTCAGAGACCCTGACCTCCGGCAGATGTTTGGG cAATTTGGAAAGATCCTCGACGTAGAGATCATATTCAACGAGAGAGGATCGAAG GGGTTTGGCTTTGTGACGTTTGAGACGAGCGCTGATGCTGAGAAGGCCAGAGCTGCTCTCCACGGAACTCTGGTGGAAGGACGCAAGGTTGAG GTCAACAACGCCACAGCCAGGGTGATGACCAATAAGAAAATGGTCACCCCATATTCTAATGGAGGAGAGGGGCTCGCCACTCTACCTTATG GGCTATTAAATGCCAACTCCCCTACAGCCGGGTGGAAGTTGAGTCCAATGGTTGGAGCCATGTACAGTCCAGAGCTCTATACAG ATTTCTCTGGcctgtctctctcagtccctgGTTTCCCGTACCCTGCGGCGGCTGCCACAGCGGCGGCGACCTTCAGGGGCGCCCACCTCCGGGGTCGTGGCCGGCCGGTCTACGGTGCTGTCAGGGCAGCCCTACCCCAGCAAGCTATACCTACATACCCAGG aATAGTGTTTCAGGACATTAGTGGCAGATTGCCCCAG GGTGGCTATGCTGCGTATCGCTACGCTCAGCCGACTGCGGTAGCTGGTCCTGCTGGAGCAGCGGCTGCCGCAGCTGCTGCCTACAGTGATGG CTACGGACGGGTGTACACGACAGacccttaccacgctgcactaAACCCTGCCGCAGCTGCAGCCTACGGTGTAGGAGCTATG GCCACACTGTACAGGGGAGGCTACAGTAGATTTGCGCCCTACTAA
- the LOC110485715 gene encoding RNA binding protein fox-1 homolog 2 isoform X2, whose translation MLMSTDVTSIMLPVSRAIMDRDRELQDTMAGVHPNSTGASGAALRGMKRGDPASDAQTSAALVESVGAECKRPRIDASGVVAEVGQNNDPLTLGYHGYPTHSQGSQDAAGGQEGLVPPSFSAFPPPPPPPPQNGLALEYGASLYAAGAIQGSVEAGQAGLNTPTSVPNSLTTHSDVSSQIDTQLVSTGGVGGGSVGDDSEKGTPKRLHVSNIPFRFRDPDLRQMFGQFGKILDVEIIFNERGSKGFGFVTFETSADAEKARAALHGTLVEGRKVEVNNATARVMTNKKMVTPYSNGGEGLATLPYGLLNANSPTAGWKLSPMVGAMYSPELYTDFSGLSLSVPGFPYPAAAATAAATFRGAHLRGRGRPVYGAVRAALPQQAIPTYPGVMYQEGFYGAADLYGGYAAYRYAQPTAVAGPAGAAAAAAAAYSDGYGRVYTTDPYHAALNPAAAAAYGVGAMATLYRGGYSRFAPY comes from the exons ATGTTAATGTCGACCGACGTAACATCAATCATGCTGCCTGTATCTCGGGCTATCATGGACCGGGATCGAGAGCTCCAGGACACAATGGCCGGGGTGCATCCCAACTCGACCGGGGCTTCTGGCGCAGCTCTCCGGGGAATGAAGCGAGGAGACCCAGCATCTGACGCGCAGACGTCGGCAGCTCTTGTGGAATCGGTCGGGGCAGAGTGCAAGCGTCCCCGGATTGACGCATCTGGAGTAGTCGCAGAGGTCGGCCAG AACAATGACCCCCTGACCCTTGGTTACCATGGATACCCAACCCACAGTCAG ggCTCTCAGGATGCAGCAGGTGGTCAAGAGGGTCTCGTCCCCCCATCCTTCTCCgccttcccccctcctccccctccacccccccagaACGGCTTGGCCCTGGAGTACGGGGCCAGTCTGTACGCCGCAGGGGCCATCCAGGGGTCGGTGGAGGCCGGACAGGCAGGCCTTAACACCCCGACAAGTGTCCCAAACAGCTTAACCACCCAC TCAGATGTGTCGTCACAGATTGATACCCAGTTGGTGAGTACAGGAGGTGTTGGCGGAGGGTCCGTAGGGGACGACTCAGAGAAGGGGACCCCCAAACGCCTCCACGTCTCCAACATTCCCTTCCGCTTCAGAGACCCTGACCTCCGGCAGATGTTTGGG cAATTTGGAAAGATCCTCGACGTAGAGATCATATTCAACGAGAGAGGATCGAAG GGGTTTGGCTTTGTGACGTTTGAGACGAGCGCTGATGCTGAGAAGGCCAGAGCTGCTCTCCACGGAACTCTGGTGGAAGGACGCAAGGTTGAG GTCAACAACGCCACAGCCAGGGTGATGACCAATAAGAAAATGGTCACCCCATATTCTAATGGAGGAGAGGGGCTCGCCACTCTACCTTATG GGCTATTAAATGCCAACTCCCCTACAGCCGGGTGGAAGTTGAGTCCAATGGTTGGAGCCATGTACAGTCCAGAGCTCTATACAG ATTTCTCTGGcctgtctctctcagtccctgGTTTCCCGTACCCTGCGGCGGCTGCCACAGCGGCGGCGACCTTCAGGGGCGCCCACCTCCGGGGTCGTGGCCGGCCGGTCTACGGTGCTGTCAGGGCAGCCCTACCCCAGCAAGCTATACCTACATACCCAGG tgTGATGTATCAGGAAGGGTTTTACGGTGCAGCAGACCTCTAT GGTGGCTATGCTGCGTATCGCTACGCTCAGCCGACTGCGGTAGCTGGTCCTGCTGGAGCAGCGGCTGCCGCAGCTGCTGCCTACAGTGATGG CTACGGACGGGTGTACACGACAGacccttaccacgctgcactaAACCCTGCCGCAGCTGCAGCCTACGGTGTAGGAGCTATG GCCACACTGTACAGGGGAGGCTACAGTAGATTTGCGCCCTACTAA
- the LOC110485715 gene encoding RNA binding protein fox-1 homolog 2 isoform X4, with the protein MLMSTDVTSIMLPVSRAIMDRDRELQDTMAGVHPNSTGASGAALRGMKRGDPASDAQTSAALVESVGAECKRPRIDASGVVAEVGQNNDPLTLGYHGYPTHSQGSQDAAGGQEGLVPPSFSAFPPPPPPPPQNGLALEYGASLYAAGAIQGSVEAGQAGLNTPTSVPNSLTTHQSDVSSQIDTQLVSTGGVGGGSVGDDSEKGTPKRLHVSNIPFRFRDPDLRQMFGQFGKILDVEIIFNERGSKGFGFVTFETSADAEKARAALHGTLVEGRKVEVNNATARVMTNKKMVTPYSNGGEGLATLPYGLLNANSPTAGWKLSPMVGAMYSPELYTVPGFPYPAAAATAAATFRGAHLRGRGRPVYGAVRAALPQQAIPTYPGVMYQEGFYGAADLYGGYAAYRYAQPTAVAGPAGAAAAAAAAYSDGYGRVYTTDPYHAALNPAAAAAYGVGAMATLYRGGYSRFAPY; encoded by the exons ATGTTAATGTCGACCGACGTAACATCAATCATGCTGCCTGTATCTCGGGCTATCATGGACCGGGATCGAGAGCTCCAGGACACAATGGCCGGGGTGCATCCCAACTCGACCGGGGCTTCTGGCGCAGCTCTCCGGGGAATGAAGCGAGGAGACCCAGCATCTGACGCGCAGACGTCGGCAGCTCTTGTGGAATCGGTCGGGGCAGAGTGCAAGCGTCCCCGGATTGACGCATCTGGAGTAGTCGCAGAGGTCGGCCAG AACAATGACCCCCTGACCCTTGGTTACCATGGATACCCAACCCACAGTCAG ggCTCTCAGGATGCAGCAGGTGGTCAAGAGGGTCTCGTCCCCCCATCCTTCTCCgccttcccccctcctccccctccacccccccagaACGGCTTGGCCCTGGAGTACGGGGCCAGTCTGTACGCCGCAGGGGCCATCCAGGGGTCGGTGGAGGCCGGACAGGCAGGCCTTAACACCCCGACAAGTGTCCCAAACAGCTTAACCACCCAC CAGTCAGATGTGTCGTCACAGATTGATACCCAGTTGGTGAGTACAGGAGGTGTTGGCGGAGGGTCCGTAGGGGACGACTCAGAGAAGGGGACCCCCAAACGCCTCCACGTCTCCAACATTCCCTTCCGCTTCAGAGACCCTGACCTCCGGCAGATGTTTGGG cAATTTGGAAAGATCCTCGACGTAGAGATCATATTCAACGAGAGAGGATCGAAG GGGTTTGGCTTTGTGACGTTTGAGACGAGCGCTGATGCTGAGAAGGCCAGAGCTGCTCTCCACGGAACTCTGGTGGAAGGACGCAAGGTTGAG GTCAACAACGCCACAGCCAGGGTGATGACCAATAAGAAAATGGTCACCCCATATTCTAATGGAGGAGAGGGGCTCGCCACTCTACCTTATG GGCTATTAAATGCCAACTCCCCTACAGCCGGGTGGAAGTTGAGTCCAATGGTTGGAGCCATGTACAGTCCAGAGCTCTATACAG tccctgGTTTCCCGTACCCTGCGGCGGCTGCCACAGCGGCGGCGACCTTCAGGGGCGCCCACCTCCGGGGTCGTGGCCGGCCGGTCTACGGTGCTGTCAGGGCAGCCCTACCCCAGCAAGCTATACCTACATACCCAGG tgTGATGTATCAGGAAGGGTTTTACGGTGCAGCAGACCTCTAT GGTGGCTATGCTGCGTATCGCTACGCTCAGCCGACTGCGGTAGCTGGTCCTGCTGGAGCAGCGGCTGCCGCAGCTGCTGCCTACAGTGATGG CTACGGACGGGTGTACACGACAGacccttaccacgctgcactaAACCCTGCCGCAGCTGCAGCCTACGGTGTAGGAGCTATG GCCACACTGTACAGGGGAGGCTACAGTAGATTTGCGCCCTACTAA
- the LOC110485715 gene encoding RNA binding protein fox-1 homolog 2 isoform X6: MLMSTDVTSIMLPVSRAIMDRDRELQDTMAGVHPNSTGASGAALRGMKRGDPASDAQTSAALVESVGAECKRPRIDASGVVAEVGQNNDPLTLGYHGYPTHSQGSQDAAGGQEGLVPPSFSAFPPPPPPPPQNGLALEYGASLYAAGAIQGSVEAGQAGLNTPTSVPNSLTTHQSDVSSQIDTQLVSTGGVGGGSVGDDSEKGTPKRLHVSNIPFRFRDPDLRQMFGQFGKILDVEIIFNERGSKGFGFVTFETSADAEKARAALHGTLVEGRKVEVNNATARVMTNKKMVTPYSNGGEGLATLPYGLLNANSPTAGWKLSPMVGAMYSPELYTDFSGLSLSVPGFPYPAAAATAAATFRGAHLRGRGRPVYGAVRAALPQQAIPTYPG, encoded by the exons ATGTTAATGTCGACCGACGTAACATCAATCATGCTGCCTGTATCTCGGGCTATCATGGACCGGGATCGAGAGCTCCAGGACACAATGGCCGGGGTGCATCCCAACTCGACCGGGGCTTCTGGCGCAGCTCTCCGGGGAATGAAGCGAGGAGACCCAGCATCTGACGCGCAGACGTCGGCAGCTCTTGTGGAATCGGTCGGGGCAGAGTGCAAGCGTCCCCGGATTGACGCATCTGGAGTAGTCGCAGAGGTCGGCCAG AACAATGACCCCCTGACCCTTGGTTACCATGGATACCCAACCCACAGTCAG ggCTCTCAGGATGCAGCAGGTGGTCAAGAGGGTCTCGTCCCCCCATCCTTCTCCgccttcccccctcctccccctccacccccccagaACGGCTTGGCCCTGGAGTACGGGGCCAGTCTGTACGCCGCAGGGGCCATCCAGGGGTCGGTGGAGGCCGGACAGGCAGGCCTTAACACCCCGACAAGTGTCCCAAACAGCTTAACCACCCAC CAGTCAGATGTGTCGTCACAGATTGATACCCAGTTGGTGAGTACAGGAGGTGTTGGCGGAGGGTCCGTAGGGGACGACTCAGAGAAGGGGACCCCCAAACGCCTCCACGTCTCCAACATTCCCTTCCGCTTCAGAGACCCTGACCTCCGGCAGATGTTTGGG cAATTTGGAAAGATCCTCGACGTAGAGATCATATTCAACGAGAGAGGATCGAAG GGGTTTGGCTTTGTGACGTTTGAGACGAGCGCTGATGCTGAGAAGGCCAGAGCTGCTCTCCACGGAACTCTGGTGGAAGGACGCAAGGTTGAG GTCAACAACGCCACAGCCAGGGTGATGACCAATAAGAAAATGGTCACCCCATATTCTAATGGAGGAGAGGGGCTCGCCACTCTACCTTATG GGCTATTAAATGCCAACTCCCCTACAGCCGGGTGGAAGTTGAGTCCAATGGTTGGAGCCATGTACAGTCCAGAGCTCTATACAG ATTTCTCTGGcctgtctctctcagtccctgGTTTCCCGTACCCTGCGGCGGCTGCCACAGCGGCGGCGACCTTCAGGGGCGCCCACCTCCGGGGTCGTGGCCGGCCGGTCTACGGTGCTGTCAGGGCAGCCCTACCCCAGCAAGCTATACCTACATACCCAGGGTAA
- the LOC110485715 gene encoding RNA binding protein fox-1 homolog 2 isoform X5, translated as MLMSTDVTSIMLPVSRAIMDRDRELQDTMAGVHPNSTGASGAALRGMKRGDPASDAQTSAALVESVGAECKRPRIDASGVVAEVGQNNDPLTLGYHGYPTHSQGSQDAAGGQEGLVPPSFSAFPPPPPPPPQNGLALEYGASLYAAGAIQGSVEAGQAGLNTPTSVPNSLTTHQSDVSSQIDTQLVSTGGVGGGSVGDDSEKGTPKRLHVSNIPFRFRDPDLRQMFGQFGKILDVEIIFNERGSKGFGFVTFETSADAEKARAALHGTLVEGRKVEVNNATARVMTNKKMVTPYSNGGEGLATLPYGLLNANSPTAGWKLSPMVGAMYSPELYTDFSGLSLSVPGFPYPAAAATAAATFRGAHLRGRGRPVYGAVRAALPQQAIPTYPGVMYQEGFYGAADLYNSVSGH; from the exons ATGTTAATGTCGACCGACGTAACATCAATCATGCTGCCTGTATCTCGGGCTATCATGGACCGGGATCGAGAGCTCCAGGACACAATGGCCGGGGTGCATCCCAACTCGACCGGGGCTTCTGGCGCAGCTCTCCGGGGAATGAAGCGAGGAGACCCAGCATCTGACGCGCAGACGTCGGCAGCTCTTGTGGAATCGGTCGGGGCAGAGTGCAAGCGTCCCCGGATTGACGCATCTGGAGTAGTCGCAGAGGTCGGCCAG AACAATGACCCCCTGACCCTTGGTTACCATGGATACCCAACCCACAGTCAG ggCTCTCAGGATGCAGCAGGTGGTCAAGAGGGTCTCGTCCCCCCATCCTTCTCCgccttcccccctcctccccctccacccccccagaACGGCTTGGCCCTGGAGTACGGGGCCAGTCTGTACGCCGCAGGGGCCATCCAGGGGTCGGTGGAGGCCGGACAGGCAGGCCTTAACACCCCGACAAGTGTCCCAAACAGCTTAACCACCCAC CAGTCAGATGTGTCGTCACAGATTGATACCCAGTTGGTGAGTACAGGAGGTGTTGGCGGAGGGTCCGTAGGGGACGACTCAGAGAAGGGGACCCCCAAACGCCTCCACGTCTCCAACATTCCCTTCCGCTTCAGAGACCCTGACCTCCGGCAGATGTTTGGG cAATTTGGAAAGATCCTCGACGTAGAGATCATATTCAACGAGAGAGGATCGAAG GGGTTTGGCTTTGTGACGTTTGAGACGAGCGCTGATGCTGAGAAGGCCAGAGCTGCTCTCCACGGAACTCTGGTGGAAGGACGCAAGGTTGAG GTCAACAACGCCACAGCCAGGGTGATGACCAATAAGAAAATGGTCACCCCATATTCTAATGGAGGAGAGGGGCTCGCCACTCTACCTTATG GGCTATTAAATGCCAACTCCCCTACAGCCGGGTGGAAGTTGAGTCCAATGGTTGGAGCCATGTACAGTCCAGAGCTCTATACAG ATTTCTCTGGcctgtctctctcagtccctgGTTTCCCGTACCCTGCGGCGGCTGCCACAGCGGCGGCGACCTTCAGGGGCGCCCACCTCCGGGGTCGTGGCCGGCCGGTCTACGGTGCTGTCAGGGCAGCCCTACCCCAGCAAGCTATACCTACATACCCAGG tgTGATGTATCAGGAAGGGTTTTACGGTGCAGCAGACCTCTAT aATAGTGTTTCAGGACATTAG
- the LOC110485715 gene encoding RNA binding protein fox-1 homolog 2 isoform X7, which translates to MMGLYYPSVLSGSQDAAGGQEGLVPPSFSAFPPPPPPPPQNGLALEYGASLYAAGAIQGSVEAGQAGLNTPTSVPNSLTTHQSDVSSQIDTQLVSTGGVGGGSVGDDSEKGTPKRLHVSNIPFRFRDPDLRQMFGQFGKILDVEIIFNERGSKGFGFVTFETSADAEKARAALHGTLVEGRKVEVNNATARVMTNKKMVTPYSNGGEGLATLPYGLLNANSPTAGWKLSPMVGAMYSPELYTDFSGLSLSVPGFPYPAAAATAAATFRGAHLRGRGRPVYGAVRAALPQQAIPTYPGVMYQEGFYGAADLYGGYAAYRYAQPTAVAGPAGAAAAAAAAYSDGYGRVYTTDPYHAALNPAAAAAYGVGAMATLYRGGYSRFAPY; encoded by the exons ATGATGGGACTGTACTATCCTTCCGTGTTGTCG ggCTCTCAGGATGCAGCAGGTGGTCAAGAGGGTCTCGTCCCCCCATCCTTCTCCgccttcccccctcctccccctccacccccccagaACGGCTTGGCCCTGGAGTACGGGGCCAGTCTGTACGCCGCAGGGGCCATCCAGGGGTCGGTGGAGGCCGGACAGGCAGGCCTTAACACCCCGACAAGTGTCCCAAACAGCTTAACCACCCAC CAGTCAGATGTGTCGTCACAGATTGATACCCAGTTGGTGAGTACAGGAGGTGTTGGCGGAGGGTCCGTAGGGGACGACTCAGAGAAGGGGACCCCCAAACGCCTCCACGTCTCCAACATTCCCTTCCGCTTCAGAGACCCTGACCTCCGGCAGATGTTTGGG cAATTTGGAAAGATCCTCGACGTAGAGATCATATTCAACGAGAGAGGATCGAAG GGGTTTGGCTTTGTGACGTTTGAGACGAGCGCTGATGCTGAGAAGGCCAGAGCTGCTCTCCACGGAACTCTGGTGGAAGGACGCAAGGTTGAG GTCAACAACGCCACAGCCAGGGTGATGACCAATAAGAAAATGGTCACCCCATATTCTAATGGAGGAGAGGGGCTCGCCACTCTACCTTATG GGCTATTAAATGCCAACTCCCCTACAGCCGGGTGGAAGTTGAGTCCAATGGTTGGAGCCATGTACAGTCCAGAGCTCTATACAG ATTTCTCTGGcctgtctctctcagtccctgGTTTCCCGTACCCTGCGGCGGCTGCCACAGCGGCGGCGACCTTCAGGGGCGCCCACCTCCGGGGTCGTGGCCGGCCGGTCTACGGTGCTGTCAGGGCAGCCCTACCCCAGCAAGCTATACCTACATACCCAGG tgTGATGTATCAGGAAGGGTTTTACGGTGCAGCAGACCTCTAT GGTGGCTATGCTGCGTATCGCTACGCTCAGCCGACTGCGGTAGCTGGTCCTGCTGGAGCAGCGGCTGCCGCAGCTGCTGCCTACAGTGATGG CTACGGACGGGTGTACACGACAGacccttaccacgctgcactaAACCCTGCCGCAGCTGCAGCCTACGGTGTAGGAGCTATG GCCACACTGTACAGGGGAGGCTACAGTAGATTTGCGCCCTACTAA